The nucleotide sequence TCCTTGACGATTTTCACCTTGCCGTCGAGCGCGGTGTCGGCCGGGAAGAAGGGATCGAAGCCGACGACGTTCATCTCCATCGCCAACGCACGAACGGCGACGGTCTGGCCGATGCGGCCGAGGCCGACGACGCCAAGGGTTTTGCCGGCGAGTTGGGTGCCCTTGAAGCTGCCCCGCTTCCACTCGCCGCCACGAACATGTGCGTCGGCGGCGGGGATCTTCCGGGCCAAGGCGTACATCAGCGCGATGGCGTGCTCGGCGGTCGAGAGCGTCGAGGCAGCCGCGGTGTTGAGCACGAGCACGCCCTGATTCGTCGCGGCGTCGAGGTCGATGTTGTCGACACCGACGCCGGCACGAGCAACCGCCTTGAGCTTACCCTTGGCCCCGGCTTCGAGGACCGGTGCCGTCACCTTGATCCCCGACCGACACGCGATCGCGTCGTAGTTCGGTGCCTCGGCGATCAGCCCGGCCTCGTCGAGCCCGGTCTTCACGTCGTAGGAAACGCCCGATTCATTGAGAAATTCGAGACCTTCTTCGGCGAGCTTGTCGGCAACGAGGATGCGTTGGTCAGCGGTGTTGTCGGCCATGGGGCAGCGATCGTAGGCCGGCTGTTGAGCGGCCGATTCACTCGTCGAACAGCGGCGATTTGCCCTCGGCCGCCTGCTTGTCCCAAGGCACGTCGGGGTGCCCTTCGAGGTGGTTGGCCAGACGGGCGTGAACGAATAGCCAGTCGCTCAGACGGTTGAGGTAACGCGGGATCAGTTCGGCAACCGACTCGCTGCTGGCGAGATTCGTGACGACCCGCTCGGCACGACGGCACACCGTTCGGGCCAAGTGAAGCCGGGCCGACGCCTCGCAGCCACCGGGGAGGACGAACTGCGTCAATGGCGGAAGCTGGCCCTCGGCCTCGTCGATCTCGCGCTCCAACCGCTCAACCAACACCTCGGTCAGCGGCGGCATGCTCACGTTGGCCGGCGCGTCGGTATCGAGCGCGAGGTATGCACCGAGATTGAACAGCACATGCTGTTGCCCGGCGAGCGTAGCCCGCATGGATGCCAGCGCGGCGACCGCAGCCAACCCGAGCGTGGCATTGAGTTCGTCAACCGTGCCGTACGCGTCGAGGCGTAACGCATGTTTCTCGATCCGCTTCCCGCCGATGAGTCCGGTGGTGCCCTCGTCGCCGGTGCGTGTGTAAATCTTCACGCCCGAACGTTAGTCGCGTCAGTGGCGGGTGTTCAAAGAACGGCCTTCGCCCAGCCCTGGAGGCACAGGCTGAAAACCGTTGGCATTCACTTCACCAACGCCGCGCTCTTGCCCTTCTTCTTGATCTGCCTCGTCACGGCGAGGTCGGCAAAGAAGTCGCTGCCCTTCTTCAACGCGATGTCGTTCGCCCAGATGCGGCCGTAGAAGTCGACCTTGCCGTCGAGTTCGATTTTGCCGTAGGGGTTATACAAATCGGCAAGCATCTCGTGTTCGTTGGACGTGTTGTGCGGCGCGGTGATGTCGATGTCGGCGTTGGCGGTTTGGACGATGCGCAGGTTCTTGGGGTACATGTCATGTGTCTCGACCCGGCCGTCGATCTGGGCGTGACCGGTGAGGTAGATCGTGACATCACCGGTCGTTTTGAACTTGGCATCACGGTCCAGGTCGAACGAGCTCATGATGTACGTGCCGCCGCTGAGCGTGTAGGTGCCGGAATCGACGTCGACGCTGCCGAGGTCGGTCGCGTGGCCGGGGATGACCGGCTCGACGAACTCGATGTCGTAGTCGATCACGCCTTGTTGA is from Planctomycetota bacterium and encodes:
- a CDS encoding cob(I)yrinic acid a,c-diamide adenosyltransferase: MKIYTRTGDEGTTGLIGGKRIEKHALRLDAYGTVDELNATLGLAAVAALASMRATLAGQQHVLFNLGAYLALDTDAPANVSMPPLTEVLVERLEREIDEAEGQLPPLTQFVLPGGCEASARLHLARTVCRRAERVVTNLASSESVAELIPRYLNRLSDWLFVHARLANHLEGHPDVPWDKQAAEGKSPLFDE